AACCCTATTATAAAAGAACATGAAGGCTAAATGTTACTTACACCATTCTTAACATAAATTTGTACGATATTTTGGTAAAcagaaaaaatagatttttaaatAAATTCTACTTCCGAATTTAAAGAAATAAATCgatcaaatttaaataaatttaatGCAGTTTAAATTTGAATACAATTTAGTCCCGCTTTCTCTAAATTTGATGAAGTACCTTCTCCTGTTGAATAATAAAATGCTCGCAGGCTATATTATAGAATATTTTGTGTCTTTCTTTTTTCTATTGATATCGATTTGGATTATATCCTTGAACAACTGATTTGGGCGGTACTTATATCATTGATATAAATTAAATTGTGTGATATTTACGTGTTGCTTCGACTTCTTCCACCATCATATGGAAAAATTTTCTGCGTCTACAAAGTAGAATATTTTCCAacatttataattataattttctgCACCATGAGTGCTctcatatttggtttaaattatttttagatgTACATAGTTACTTGGTATAATTTTTATTAGTACATTTATACAAACCCCAAGATTCAAGTAGGATAATAACATATAGATATACGGAAATTcatattattttctttccctttaaATATTGAACTATCTTTCTAAACATATTggataaaaattataatatttataacttttcaaacatttaggaatttgaattcaaTTAGAATTTTATATTCATGGAAACTACTATCTTTTAGCTACTCAAACAAATTTCCATAAGGATTAAAAAAGCAAAGAACGTGACTTTAATTCGTTGGGAGAAAAaactttaatttattaattttaagagacTTTTTTTAATTGAGACTAACGTCATGTACTAATAcacaaaatagaaaaataagtATTTAAAAACTTTTTAGTTCATATATAGTTTATGAAAACATTATTTCCTTAACGCAAGCAAGTTCCAATTACAATTGTAGTCAAGTTTAGAAAGATAAATAGCCTAAAAAAGGCAAAGTTATAGGACTTATTAATAGCCTttggccaaaaatatttttttatctaaAGTTAAGAtgttaaaaagtacttttgagttaAAGCAAAAACAGTTTTTAAGaagtacaaaaaaaaaataacttctccccaaaagtatttttttgaaaagtatttttgagaaaaaaatacaTTTAGAAACACTTTTTAAATAATTGAGTCAAACACCAATTGCTGCTCAAAAGTGttattcaaattaattagccaaacataaattgtttctcaccaaaattaattttcttttagaaacttttcaaaataaattgattttagaagcttggtcaAACGGACTAttattaatgatttttttttaccttaaggATTTTGAATAGGATTTATGTCATATATATTGGTAGTGCATTTTTATAATCTATTCTGAAAAACGAGCTAATaccatataaattttaaattaaaaaataaacaaagtcGTGAGATTACCCGTGCTTAAAGTTGCTCGACTTACGGAACATCAAGTGCTATGATCATAAGAATAACATTTATGTAATTTCTCAAAGTAAAATAAATTCTTAAGGTGAATTTATTAATCGAGACAAACCATTGAACATCGATTTCATTGAGAACATAATATAGTAATATAACATGCCAAAATTCAAATCTTAAGTATCACATAAAGgagaaaaagtacaaaaaaaagAGCGACGATCAATTAATAAGAAGAATATTAAAAGTAACACgtatagaaaatccaaaaaacttCTTCTCCTTTGTGTAGTAAGAAGTCACAACATGAAGCAAGTATCAGAACAAATTTGAATAAAAAGCGTCACATTTCAGGATCTTTCAGCAAGTTCTTATTATGGTTTGATACCAGGTCTTCTCATATGCTTCTAGAAATCTTTTCCATTTTGTTATTACCTAAATATTTGTCTATAATAATTGACGGGTAATAATGTGCAAGACACATTCATAGAGACTAGTACGTAAAAAAAAGATTGAGAatgatttgaaaataaattaattttgcTATCTAAACGTAAATTTATGAACCTTTTACAAAAAGACGGAAGTAGAATTTCACACAATATCCTCATTACTGCACGTCAAATTAGGTAATGGGCCAACTAATTTATACAGAGATGGAAGCAAAAAACGAGATTTATCCAGAAACTTCTGGACATCTGTCTGTCTTCCTTGGGTTAGAGAAATATCGAAGCGGAAAGAAATATCGGGAAACTACTTGACAATCCTCGAAGCACACACCTATAAATACCCATCGGCTCCTCCTCCAAGAATCAGTGTAGTTGAAAGCAAATTGAGAAAAGAGTTACTACAAAATTTACTGAAAATGTCATTGATTCCAAGAATGTTCGGCGATCGACGAAGCAGCGTCTTTGATCCATTCTCAATCGACCTATGGGATCCCTTCAGGGAATTGGGCTTTCCAGGATCCAATTCACGGGAGACTTCTGCATTCGCTCACACACGAGTCGATTGGAAGGAAACTCCGGAGGCTCATGTGTTCAAGGCCGATCTCCCTGGGCTTAAGAAGGAGGAAGTGAAAGTCGAGATCGAAGACGATAGGGTTCTTCAAATCAGCGGAGAGAGGAATGTGGAGAAAGAAGATAAGAATGATACTTGGCACCGTGTGGAACGCAGCAGCGGCAAATTCATGAGAAGATTCAGGCTACCGGAGAATGCGAAAATGGATCAAGTTAAGGCGGCGATAGAGAATGGAGTGCTGACTGTTACTGTTCCGAAAGAAGAGGTGAAGAAGCCTGATGTCAAATCCATTGAGATCACTGGTTAGGTGCTATAATTTAGAATAAAGATATGTACatgttgttgggaataaacctcttgccaaaataatattcacggtaataaagcggaataataatgtagcaccgagatatggtaattaacaagaataaaagagtaacaatgacaccaagatttttacgtggaaaacccttatgaataagggaaaaaaccacgaccccgagaggagcaactgatatcactatagtaaggaattttacactttgtaggtcggagataaatactccaaagaccactacaatactcaaaagaaataaccctcttttgatattcccacctcactacaatatcgctcactctctattttcctcacagactattttcttataccttgtctgtgaaacctcactctttctttctctctttgttggtgtaaagaaatgagagttgaagctctccttttatagccaaagcttcaccctctaaagcctacaatatttgacaatttacacacacttttc
Above is a window of Nicotiana tabacum cultivar K326 chromosome 8, ASM71507v2, whole genome shotgun sequence DNA encoding:
- the LOC107780786 gene encoding 17.6 kDa class I heat shock protein-like; this translates as MSLIPRMFGDRRSSVFDPFSIDLWDPFRELGFPGSNSRETSAFAHTRVDWKETPEAHVFKADLPGLKKEEVKVEIEDDRVLQISGERNVEKEDKNDTWHRVERSSGKFMRRFRLPENAKMDQVKAAIENGVLTVTVPKEEVKKPDVKSIEITG